The Clupea harengus chromosome 6, Ch_v2.0.2, whole genome shotgun sequence genome contains a region encoding:
- the irx3a gene encoding iroquois-class homeodomain protein IRX-3a, producing MSFPQLGYQYIRPIYPQERQGIASARPGTELSPSGALSNVLSTMYGSPFAAAQGYGAFLPYSNDLSIFNQLGAQYELKDSPGIQHPGFAHHPAFYPYGQYQFGDPSRPKNATRESTSTLKAWLSEHRKNPYPTKGEKIMLAIITKMTLTQVSTWFANARRRLKKENKMTWTPRTRTDEEGNVYSSDHEGDEGDKREDEEEIDLENIDTENIENKDDLDDQDDLNADLKLDGRSDSEISDGYEDLQGADQRFLKSVVEEGKEIRVERDDHFHHHHHHHSFEIKAPQPNGDQMKLNPASTNSPRSENNAAPAQKPKIWSLAETATTPDNPRKSPLMNGSSAGPAQTLIAPHRLISCPVGKIQNWTNRAFSAHQLALLNSNHYLGLANQASANGLALYSRHAEEKSHNSDSSVTERSSALEAEKTLLKTAFHPVQRRPQNQLEAAMVLSALSSS from the exons ATGTCTTTCCCGCAGCTGGGATATCAGTACATCCGACCGATATACCCACAGGAGCGCCAGGGGATCGCTAGCGCCCGACCCGGGACAGAGTTGAGCCCGTCCGGAGCTCTCTCCAACGTTCTCTCAACTATGTACGGATCACCTTTCGCAGCGGCGCAGGGCTATGGAGCCTTTCTTCCTTATTCTAATGATCTCTCCATTTTCAACCAGTTG GGTGCTCAGTACGAACTGAAAGACAGCCCAGGCATCCAGCACCCCGGGTTCGCTCATCATCCAGCCTTCTATCCCTACGGCCAGTATCAGTTTGGTGACCCATCCAGACCCAAAAATGCTACCAGGGAGAGCACTAGCACCCTAAAGGCCTGGCTCAGCGAACACAGGAAAAACCCGTATCCTACTAAGGGGGAGAAGATCATGCTGGCCATCATCACCAAAATGACCCTCACTCAAGTGTCCACCTGGTTTGCCAACGCCAGGAGGAGGCTAAAGAAGGAAAACAAGATGACCTGGACTCCGAGGACCCGCACTGATGAAGAAGGAAATGTTTACAGCAGCGATCACGAGGGAGACGAGGGGGACAAGAGGGAAGACGAGGAAGAAATCGATTTAGAAAATATTGACACGGAAAATATCGAAAACAAGGATGATTTGGATGACCAGGACGACCTGAACGCCGATTTGAAATTAGATGGCAGAAGCGATTCGGAAATTTCGGACGGCTATGAGGATTTACAAGGGGCAGACCAAAGGTTTCTCAAATCTGTGGTGGAAGAGGGCAAAGAGATTCGCGTGGAGCGGGATGATcacttccaccaccaccaccaccaccactccttTGAAATAAAGGCGCCACAGCCAAACGGCGACCAAATGAAACTGAACCCCGCATCCACCAACTCTCCCCGTTCAGAAAACAACGCGGCCCCAGCCCAAAAACCAAAGATTTGGTCGCTGGCTGAGACAGCTACAACCCCGGACAATCCTAGAAAATCTCCACTAATGAATGGGAGCTCCGCTGGGCCTGCCCAGACCCTCATAGCTCCACACAGACTCATCTCATGCCCTGTTGGGAAAATCCAGAACTGGACAAATCGAGCTTTCTCGGCCCATCAGCTTGCGTTACTTAACTCAAACCATTACCTCGGACTGGCAAACCAAGCCTCGGCGAACGGCCTAGCTCTCTACAGCAGGCACGCGGAAGAAAAGAGTCATAATTCAGACTCATCTGTTACAG AAAGATCTAGTGCCTTGGAAGCAGAGAAAACGTTGTTAAAAACAGCCTTCCATCCAGTTCAAAGACG GCCTCAGAACCAACTCGAAGCGGCGATGGTTCTATCCGCGCTCTCCTCCTCGTAG